CAAACTTCATTAAGTTTGACCAAGTCTATATAAAAAAATGTCAACATCTACAAAATCAAATTTACTTTGTTAGATTCATAATGAAATGTATTTTCATATCATCTATATTTTGATATCCTAGATCCTTGCGGATTTTTCTATAATGTTTGACTTAGAAAAATCCTAGAACTTCAActgttttggaacggagggagtattcacTATTTCAGACCCGTATGCCTCGTGTACCTTTTGGTAACCCCATTTTGTAGAATATGTATAGTTGTATGGTAGCTGCTGCAGTTTTCCACTTGCGTATTGTAGTTGTGCCGTGCTTGTTCTTAAAAATATGCTGGCCAAAATTTAGCCTATTGGCTGCTAAAAACTTGAATAGCAAATCACCTGTTCTATGCAACTCCTTTATATGTGTGACTTCTATTACTATTAAGACATCTTCATTTTCATTGAATGACTATCACAACTTGATATTATTTTCCTTGTTATAGATCATTGCAAAAATGGCTGCTGCTAATGGAGTAAGACGTGTCTGGGTTGGACAAGACAGTCTCTTGTCAACTCCAGCTGTATCTGCTATCATCCGTGAAAGAATTTCTGCAGATGTAAGTCTTGTTTCTTCCAAATTTGGCAAGTGTGCATGCATTGCAGCATATCCCATATAAACCATTGTTGTAGCTGAACCATGGAAGTAGTTTTATATAAGTGGATCATGTATCTAAAAACATGACATATAGTAGTTTGGTTGTGACACAATACAGTGCCCACCAGCAAGGATGTCTGAGTTCAAACCTCTTTAACCCGCACATTGTATTAAACTGTTCACGAGTTACCAACTAATCCTATTGATCCCAGCTGTCAGCTAATGGTGGCAGATGGCAGATGAAGCATTATCACTAAATGAAATGTCTAGATGAACAAATATGATATAATTAATTTAttgtttgcctctttttttgTCGTGACAAAGTATCTGTATATTGATTTATTGACACAATGAATAACAGGGCGCAAAGGCTACTGGTGCCTTCATTTTAACAGCCAGCCACAACCCAGGTGGTCCAACCGAGGTAACATGCTTAGGAAGTTAGGATGTTCGCTGTTACCATCTCTGTCAAATCAAGGCCGTTGGTGTTCTGTGTAAATCAACACCTTTTATTGGACTTTCCAGGACTTTGGAATCAAATACAACATGGGGAATGGTGGTCCTGCCCCTGAGTCTGTTACCGATAAGATCTTCTCTAATACAAAGACAATTACTGAATACCTCATTGCGGAGGACCTTCCAAATGTATGATTTGGTGCCTGCTTGTATTTTTGTTCTCTTTCTGTTCCTTTTGATCCCAAGGTAGTGGAATCCCCATTTACTCTTCTGTGTTCCCACATTGTAGGTTGATATTTCTGTGATAGGTGTCACTTCCTTCACTGGACCTGAAGGCCCTTTTGATGTCGATGTCTTTGACTCTGCTACAGATTACATCAAGCTAATGAAGTATGTAGCTTCTGTTTCAATACATCAAATATTATGTTTCAAGTATCATTTGCTGGTTTCTTTGACTGAAAGTGATTTTTTGTTGCATTTATTAAGGGGAAACACTAGAACCTTATAACACAAAGAATAAAAACATGATGATTAGTGATTTCATTAACAGTGTCCATTTATTTCCAGGACAATCTTTGACTTCGAGTCTATTAAGAAGCTTCTGGCATCTCCAAAGTTCTCGTTCTGGTACTTATCTTTAGCCTAAATTTTGTTATCATCCTCCTATTAACAGCAAATAGCATATCTGAACCCTCGGATTGCAATTTTAGTTTTGATGGCCTTCACGGTGTTGCTGGAGCTTATGCAAAGCGCATGTTTGTGGATGAGCTCGGCGCCAGTGAAAGCTCACTGTTGAACTGTGTTCCAAAGGTAACACTTTCTTCTATCATCAAGTTGAACATGGAGTTTGGGTTGGTGTTAATTTGTCATTTGTGTTCTTACAGGAAGACTTTGGAGGTGGTCATCCAGACCCTAACCTCACCTATGCAAAAGAACTGGTTGATCGGATGGGTCTTGGGAAAACCTCAAATGTTGAACCCCCTGAATTTGGTGCCGCAGCTGATGGGGATGCTGACCGCAACATGGTTCTGGGTAAAAGGTAATGTTTTGACTACATTTATCAAATCTACAAAAGCACTTGAGGGAGTTCATAATGAATCGTCTGTCCTATTCTAGATTCTTCGTGACACCATCAGATTCGGTTGCCATTATTGCGGCCAATGCTGTTCAGTCAATTCCTTACTTTGCTTCTGGTCTGAAGGGAGTTGCCAGGTAAAATGGTCTCCTGCATATTGAGCTTCTACCATTTGCTCTTTTCTTTCTGATTAATACTTCCGCAGTCGAATCAAGGCTTTAAGTTGCAAATAGCACTGCTGTCTGCAGTAAACACGCATGTTTTCCTATACAGTTGTGCATCCAAATAAGCATTTCAGGGACTAAGCAGGATACCCATGGATACTCCATATCTACAACGGGCAAGTCTGGAGCTATGCTGTTTTGCCAGGCTTGCTACCATTTTAAAAAAACACCGGATACATAAGATTGAAGAAATTAGTAGCTAGAGAAATACAGATGTAAAGTAAAATAAATTATACTTGACTGAAGAGCTGGCTTACTAGCTTAAGCTGTTAGCTATGTTTGTCTGACTAGTACAGTTAAGAAATTTTGTGTACTGGGGTATTTAGTTAAGTTGAATACCTTCTTATGATTTGCATCCATGTTTTTGTTGAATCATGTACTGTACGCCCAAGATTACAATCGCCATCCTACCCATGTTTTAAAATTTTGTTGTGCTTCAGTGCTTCACTTTTTCCTGATCCATTGGTGAACTTGCAGGAGCATGCCCACATCAGCTGCACTTGATGTAGTTGCAAAGAATCTAAATCTCAAGTTCTTTGAGGTAAAGTGTTATGATCATCAATCGCTATATTTCAAATATAGGACAGATATATGACGAAGACCATGCTTTTCAGGTGCCTACTGGGTGGAAATTTTTTGGAAACCTGATGGATGCTGGAATGTGCTCAGTTTGTGGTGAAGAAAGCTTTGGCACGGGTAATGCTTGGGGACTCATCTTGATCACAATAATATGCATCTGAATTAATTGAACAAATTGGTCTTGCCTTATGGTAAAATGCCATGCATTCTGGCATGTAGCACCTCTCTTGGGATATTCAGCAAACATGTTTTTCCTTTTGTAAAAAGGAACAGGACAGGTGACATGATGTTCGGAAAAAAATGAACTTTTATTATTTGGATTTCCATGAATGGATTGACATGAAGCTGAAAGACGTTGATATTCATAGCGCTAATTGGACATGATATGGTCGTGGGGTTGCTGATATCCTCTACTTATTTTAGGTTCTGACCACATCCGTGAAAAGGATGGTATTTGGGCTGTTCTAGCTTGGCTATCTATTCTAGCTTACAAGAACAAGGACAACCTTGGAGGAGATAAGCTTGTTACGGTTGAAGACATTGTTCTTCAGCACTGGGCTACGTATGGTCGCCATTATTATACACGATATGACTATGAGGTATTTCATTCAACTGACACGTGTGTATATACTGCACATTTGATAACATGCTAACAAAACCATTTGTTATCGAAGAATGTTGATGCAGAAGCTGCCAAGGAACTTATGGCTAACCTAGTCAAGATGCAGTCGTCCCTGTCTGACGTTAACAAGTACGTATGTGCACCTATATGAAGATCTCTCTTGTCACACAAATGGACTTCATGCACATATTTAAGCCTCTCCGATTTGCTGTGAAATTAGAGCGTACTTTCATAAGCACTGAAGTATTTGGAGCTTTTTATTTCATGTCACTGACAAAGTGTATGCATTGGAAACTACATCTAAATTGTACCTTTTCCTCAGGTCGATCAAGGAGATCCAGCCTACTGTTGCAGATGTGGTATCGGCTGATGAGTTTGAGTACAAGGACCCTGTTGATGGTTCTGTCTCCAAGCATCAGGGTATCCGGTATCTCTTCGGAGATGGTTCCCGACTGGTACGGAATCTCATGCTGTTATTTATTGGTGAACCGCACACTTCAAATGTTTCCTGTCACGTTTCTTTAACCAAACCAACACAAGTAGCATAAAACCTAGTCTTCATACTCAAATTTGACCTTGCAAATTTGCAATATAATCAGTCGATGCTTAACATTGGCAGAATTGATCCTTTTGGGGGCAACAAATGCTGGTGAAAAGGTGAACTAACACTAAATCTTGCCATTGTAGGTGTTCCGCCTTTCTGGAACTGGTTCAGTTGGTGCTACTATCCGTATTTACATTGAGCAGTATGAGAAGGATTCTTCCAAAACCGGGAGGGCGTCAAGCGATGCTCTTTCTCCACTGGTAAGATCCAACTCCTCATGCTTCTAACAAATAACCGAAACATTTTGGTGAGGATGCAGATCTGACACTTCTTTTTATCCAGGTTGATGTGGCCCTGAAGTTTTCAAAGATCAAGGAGTACACCGGCCGATCCGCCCCCACGGTGATCACATAAATTTTGACCTAGATATGCGCCGAGGCCGCGCATGAAGTTCAGTTCAGGCCTCATGTTCGATAGCCTTTTTTTACATCTCCATTTACACCTGAATAAATGTATGTGCCAGACCGTCTCCGTTTCTTTGCCTATACTTACTCTGCTGCCGGTACAGtatatggccttgatcttgtcccAGTGATTGTAATCAAGAGTGCGTTTCTTCGTGCAATGCAATATATTGACGTGTTTCTTTTTTCATCGAGGACTCGTACCAATCTTATCTTGAACATTCAAAGGAAAACAGGAAAACATAGGAATTTCTGAAGGATATCATTCGTATAGGAAACATTCAACGGAATCACTATCTGGATGAGGATTTGTGGCTCTTGGGTGTCACACACCCCTATATGAAAATAGCATTAAGAATCCTCTTGGGTGTCACATATCCCTATATGAAAATAACATTAAAAATCCTCTCGCGTGTCACACACCCTATATGAAAATAGCATTAAAAAACATATTAAATTTCTGAAATTTTGAGATATGAAACTTGGTTGATTGTTGTACTCATGTGTTCAGTTTCGTGGGAAATGGATGCCCGTGGTAATGCTAGTAAAAAAGACAAAGAAATTGCATGTATAAAAAAAACCCTGAATGTAACATATGTTGGACCGTAGTTCGTGCGCCGCAGATATCACAAGCAACCATTCCCCGTGAATATGAACACGGGTGTACAACCTGCACTTAGGTTTCATATCTCAGAATTTCAGATTTTTTCGAAATTTGCTGATATGTTTTTTAATGCTATTTTCATATAGGAGAGTGTAGCACCCGAGAGCTGCAATACATTTTACATCACTATCTTCCTTTCCTTCAAAATTCCCTATGGAATGGGCTATTCCATCGAAATTTAGGAGTAAACCAAATGATTTCTTCAGTTTATCCTTCGCAATGCGACATTGCAACGACAACAGTTTtgagtttcttttctttttgttgaATTACCCTATGGCAACGATTGACGCGGAGGTAGGGGGTGATTGACGAGACTCTTTCCCGGCCAAACCTAGTGCCATGAACATAACCCACGCTTATATAACACGAGATGTTTGCAGACCACAAACAAGTTCAGGACGAGGAACATACATCCAGCTACGACAAGCACATTACATGTTATTGCTTTATCATCATTATTCAAACCCTGCCAGTCTTGTCACTGCAATGCAgatcacacagacacacacacacacacacacacacacacacacacatgcgcAACCACGGGCACTCACACAGATAACAGAACCCATCAAAGCCACTCTACTTGCCATTGGAGAGACCGGCCTTGCAGAGGATGGTGGTCTCGGCGATCATGGAGGTGACGACGTAGGGATCCATGTTGGACGCCGGCCTCCGGTCCTCGAAGTAGCCCTTGCCTTCCTTCTCGGTGTCGCGGCCCACCCGCACCGACGCGCCGCGGTTCGCCACGCCCTGGAAAACAAACAAGGCAGTCAGTCAGTGCGTGAGTGACTCTGGAGTCTGAAGCTGTTGGGCTTCTAGGCCTTCAGTCTTGCTTACCCATACGAAGGTGTTGATGTCGGCGGTCTCGTGGCGGCCGGTGAGCCGGCGCTCGTTGCCCTCCCCGTAGGCGGCGATGTGCTCCATGTGCCGCGCCTCCAGCTTCTGGATCGCCTTCTTGATCACCTCGTACCCACCCTCGCTCCTCATCGACTTGGTGCTGCATCCAGAAAACCACAGCAGGAACATGTCATAACTCATAACACAAGACTAGACTAGACGGCGATGCATTCGTTCGCTTGCTCGTTATATCTTACCTGTAGTTTGTGTGGGCACCAGCACCATTCCACTCTCCCTGCAATCACACACATGTAAGAAATGACTAGCTGGTCAGTGCAGATCAAGGTACACTTCTGgcacaaaaagaagaagaaatgcTCACGGGGATCGGTTTGGGGTCGAAGGAGACGACGACACCGGCAATCTCAGTGATCCTCTGTTGGGTTACACAAAGCAAAAAATGTTCTTATCAGCAAAAGCTGCATTTGATTTGATTCATTCAGCTAGGTGAGGCAGTTTATATTTACCTCCAGGATGTAGCGAGCCGCCCAGAGCTCGTCGCCGGCCGAGATGCCGACGGAAGGGCCGACTTGGAACTCCCACTGGTTCAGACAGAAATCAGGCCATGAACAATTTTGATAGGAAAAGGGGAAGGTATTTCTGCGCCTGAAACTACCTGTCCTGGCATGACTTCTGCATTGATGCCGCCGATGTTGATGCCGGCGTAGAGGCAGGCCTTGTAGTGCGCGTCGACGATGTCGCGCCCGTAAGATTTCTCCGCACCCGCGGCGCAGTAGTAAGGTCCCTGTCACACACATTTTGCTCTGTCAGTGTCACCATCAGCCCAGCATTTTTGAACTGTTATCAGTTAGTGCTAAGCTAACATCATTTACAGCCAAGTTTCCTCCCTTACTTAGTGGAGTGATCTTGGCTAAGACTTAATAAGAGTGCTGCAATATGCAACATGTCTAGTTAAGTTACCTGAGGACCAGGGTAACCCCCTAGTGGCCAGCCAATGGGCCAGTTGGTGTCCTTCTGAAGAAGGGTGTACTCTTGCTCAATCCCATACCTTACATTTCAGGCAACACAAGAGGGGCGCACAAGATTAATTGCCACCTAAATTAAATTATGTGCAAAAATCAAAGTAGTCGACTAATTTCTATAGGAGAGAGCAGCTGATATATACTGACCATGGTTCTTCAGCCTTGACATCAGGATGGCCGAATATCCTCGCCGCGTTGTACCGCTTGTTGCTCGGAATCGGCTCTCCGTTAGGCGCATAGCAGTCACAGATGACCTACACAAGGTTAAAAATCATGTTAAAAAAATCTGGTATTCATGAACAAATTTGAGAAATCATTTACACAAATAAACAACAATACAAAGATCCATGCCAGATGCCACAACAATACAAAAATTACTGTAGGTGGAACAACAATCTGGTATTCATGAAAAAAGAAAGAGGAGGATCTTTGATCTTACCAGGATGTTGTTCCCCCTCCTGAATGGGTCCTTGAAGATGGCTTGAGGGCTTGGCAGGAGCAACACATGAAATTCAGATTAGCTCAGCCTCATGGCACGCAAGCCAAGGCATGGTTAACTGAAGGGTGCAGTCAAGGGCTTACCAGAGGATGACTTCGCTGTCGTCACCCGTGGCTTGGCCGGTGCTGGAGCCGTCAAAATTCCATTTTGGAAGCTTGCTGGGGTCGTCCACGGGCCCGGGCAGCGTCTGATTGTGAATATCCAAGGCGTCAAAAAGGGTCACAAGAAGTGTTAGGAACATATCATACTTGCAGTGCCGTCACAGTCACAGCTAGACAAAACGGAGTCGGCCGGCAAAGCTACGAGTCATTGAGGGTTAGGCAGGCTTACCCTGGCTTTGCTCCTGACGTCCATCCCTGTGCCGCCGACCCTGGATTAGGCAAGATTTATATGGAAGTAGGTTAGTAATAAGGCCTAAAAGTACGATGCCGATTTTCCCATTTTGTTGACTTATAATGTACTAGAATGAGGCGAATACAAATCATGATGAGCGGCAACGCATAGCTAAGATGCACAGGGTCAACGGTCTgccaaagaaaaaataaaaaataaaaaaaacatcaTATTGGCAACAGATCAAGGCGTAAAAAACAAGAAGAAAAGGGTTTTTTACTGGACTCAAATTTGAGAAACGCACTAGTAcgtttcgcaaaaaaaaagaagagaaacaCACTAGTATATATTCATGTAAACTTTTTTTTTCGATGATATATTCCAGTAAACTAAACTAGAAAGAAACGTCAGATGGGATTTATGGGGAGGAAAAAAAATATCTGTGGCCTGCCTGCCTGACTTGGAAAAAACAAGAAGAGAAGGGTTTTTACTGGACTAAAAATTGAGATTACAAGAACCAGCAAGAATGGATGAAGTGGATTATTTTGTTCGGAAGGAAGGTGAGATGGGAGTTGGGACAGTGCTGAGGAAGAGGGAGGATGAGGAAGCAGAGCGGTCTTACCATATGTACTCGGCGATGATCTTGCCGGTGCAGCCGGACAGGTCGAGGCTGAGAAGGTCGGCGAGCGGAGACATGGCtacctcttcttcttcttcccggagccggagatggagatgga
This genomic window from Aegilops tauschii subsp. strangulata cultivar AL8/78 chromosome 4, Aet v6.0, whole genome shotgun sequence contains:
- the LOC109764334 gene encoding glutamine synthetase cytosolic isozyme 1-3 gives rise to the protein MSPLADLLSLDLSGCTGKIIAEYIWVGGTGMDVRSKARTLPGPVDDPSKLPKWNFDGSSTGQATGDDSEVILCPQAIFKDPFRRGNNILVICDCYAPNGEPIPSNKRYNAARIFGHPDVKAEEPWYGIEQEYTLLQKDTNWPIGWPLGGYPGPQGPYYCAAGAEKSYGRDIVDAHYKACLYAGINIGGINAEVMPGQWEFQVGPSVGISAGDELWAARYILERITEIAGVVVSFDPKPIPGEWNGAGAHTNYSTKSMRSEGGYEVIKKAIQKLEARHMEHIAAYGEGNERRLTGRHETADINTFVWGVANRGASVRVGRDTEKEGKGYFEDRRPASNMDPYVVTSMIAETTILCKAGLSNGK
- the LOC109764333 gene encoding phosphoglucomutase, cytoplasmic: MILLGSSSPSTPAIIAPRPRRLRHRTTTPSLPHSRSPHRHLVLASSSPAPTPRPLARAHRPGAVATAAEMVFSVTKKETKPYEGQKPGTSGLRKKVTVFQQPHYLANFVQSTFNALPADQVKGATIVVSGDGRYFSKDAVQIIAKMAAANGVRRVWVGQDSLLSTPAVSAIIRERISADGAKATGAFILTASHNPGGPTEDFGIKYNMGNGGPAPESVTDKIFSNTKTITEYLIAEDLPNVDISVIGVTSFTGPEGPFDVDVFDSATDYIKLMKTIFDFESIKKLLASPKFSFCFDGLHGVAGAYAKRMFVDELGASESSLLNCVPKEDFGGGHPDPNLTYAKELVDRMGLGKTSNVEPPEFGAAADGDADRNMVLGKRFFVTPSDSVAIIAANAVQSIPYFASGLKGVARSMPTSAALDVVAKNLNLKFFEVPTGWKFFGNLMDAGMCSVCGEESFGTGSDHIREKDGIWAVLAWLSILAYKNKDNLGGDKLVTVEDIVLQHWATYGRHYYTRYDYENVDAEAAKELMANLVKMQSSLSDVNKSIKEIQPTVADVVSADEFEYKDPVDGSVSKHQGIRYLFGDGSRLVFRLSGTGSVGATIRIYIEQYEKDSSKTGRASSDALSPLVDVALKFSKIKEYTGRSAPTVIT